From a single Gimesia fumaroli genomic region:
- a CDS encoding cation:proton antiporter, with product MGEHAILSLASILLAGMFCQWIAWRVKLPAILFLLPMGILAGSVSDLLQPDQLFGDLLFPFVSLAVAVILFEGSLTLKFKDIPGLERVIRNMITLGVLISWFVITLATRMLIGFSWEVSFLFGALMVVTGPTVIMPLLRTMRPKENVANILQWEGILIDPIGAILAVLVFQFIISEGTDEGFAAGLIVFGKILLSGVLFGVAGGYCFGSLIKKYWIPQYLHNFAALAFVCTIFAVSNMLATESGLLAVTVMGIWLTNMKGIDLDDILNFKESLSILLVSMLFIILAARLNLSNFIDLGWPALGIFLLIQFFVRPLSVHICALGSKLSMSERHLLSWIAPRGIVAAAISALFAIKLESTGYPEAVQMVPLTFLVIIGTVLLQSATARPLARILKVAEPEPKGFLIIGANSVTQTIALELNKNGFRTLLTDQNWSAVTEAKLKGLSAYWGNPVSEHAERHLNLIGIGNLLAMSPHLELNALAAQYFRLEFPPKCIFTIRNHQPETGPADEKSIFKFGGRFLFDETITYEDLEERLNQGAEIKTTVLTEEFSYEDYLKKLGEERLMLFAIDPNDQIHVFTAEPEFQPKANWKIMGLTPHTMTQSEATQT from the coding sequence ATGGGTGAACACGCCATACTGTCTCTCGCATCAATTCTACTTGCAGGTATGTTTTGTCAGTGGATCGCCTGGCGGGTCAAACTGCCGGCGATTCTTTTCCTGCTACCGATGGGTATCCTGGCCGGCTCGGTATCGGATTTACTGCAGCCAGATCAATTATTTGGCGATCTGCTGTTTCCCTTTGTATCACTAGCCGTTGCCGTCATTCTTTTTGAAGGCAGCTTGACTCTCAAATTTAAGGACATCCCGGGGCTAGAGCGTGTGATCCGCAATATGATCACTCTGGGAGTGTTGATTTCCTGGTTTGTAATCACACTGGCAACACGAATGCTAATTGGTTTTTCCTGGGAAGTCTCTTTCCTGTTTGGAGCCCTGATGGTTGTGACAGGCCCTACGGTCATCATGCCACTCCTACGGACGATGCGACCAAAAGAAAATGTTGCCAATATTTTACAGTGGGAGGGAATTCTGATCGATCCCATTGGGGCAATTCTGGCGGTGCTGGTTTTTCAATTTATCATTTCAGAGGGAACTGACGAAGGTTTTGCAGCCGGTCTGATTGTCTTCGGTAAGATATTACTCAGCGGAGTCTTATTTGGAGTCGCCGGCGGTTATTGTTTCGGATCTCTCATCAAAAAATATTGGATTCCGCAATACCTCCATAATTTTGCAGCACTAGCTTTTGTCTGTACGATCTTTGCCGTCTCCAACATGTTGGCGACAGAATCAGGTTTACTGGCAGTCACAGTCATGGGAATCTGGCTGACTAATATGAAAGGCATCGATTTAGATGACATTCTGAACTTCAAGGAAAGTCTCAGTATTTTGCTGGTCTCCATGCTGTTTATCATATTAGCTGCGCGATTAAATCTATCGAATTTTATTGATCTGGGCTGGCCAGCGCTGGGGATCTTTTTATTGATTCAATTTTTCGTTCGCCCTTTGAGTGTTCATATTTGTGCTCTGGGATCAAAGCTGAGCATGTCAGAGCGCCATTTGCTGTCATGGATTGCCCCGCGTGGGATCGTCGCTGCCGCGATTTCCGCACTCTTCGCAATTAAACTTGAATCAACAGGGTACCCGGAAGCAGTACAAATGGTCCCCCTTACCTTTCTGGTCATTATTGGAACTGTCCTGCTGCAAAGTGCGACAGCCAGACCTCTGGCCAGAATCTTAAAAGTCGCAGAACCAGAGCCGAAAGGGTTTCTGATCATCGGGGCGAATTCTGTCACTCAAACGATCGCTCTGGAATTGAACAAAAATGGATTTCGAACTTTATTGACCGACCAAAACTGGTCAGCCGTCACGGAAGCAAAGCTCAAGGGATTATCTGCGTACTGGGGAAATCCTGTCTCGGAACACGCTGAACGACATCTCAACCTGATTGGAATTGGCAATCTTCTGGCCATGTCTCCGCACCTGGAATTGAATGCCTTAGCTGCACAATACTTTCGATTGGAATTCCCACCAAAATGCATCTTCACCATCCGAAATCATCAGCCAGAAACGGGCCCCGCAGATGAGAAATCCATTTTTAAATTTGGAGGGCGTTTTCTTTTTGACGAGACCATTACCTATGAAGACCTGGAAGAACGATTGAATCAAGGTGCGGAAATTAAAACCACAGTACTGACGGAAGAGTTTTCCTACGAAGATTATCTCAAAAAACTGGGAGAAGAGCGATTAATGCTGTTTGCCATTGATCCGAATGATCAGATTCATGTCTTTACTGCTGAGCCCGAATTCCAGCCAAAAGCGAATTGGAAAATTATGGGACTCACTCCACACACAATGACGCAATCAGAAGCAACACAGACTTAA
- a CDS encoding PP2C family protein-serine/threonine phosphatase yields the protein MTGKMDCYGLTQTGSKQLQNQDQFLIADLEKSMRIHLSSLSLDNHSRVFGNSQAKLLMVAEGTGNPETGDLASRLATDSITRYFLNNMPWFLQWDEESDDDMCDALINAFEQCQQRMESDVQEHPERAGMGASLTLAYMVWPQLYVVHTGHTRCFLYRQSNLHQLTRDHSLAERLVTNGTLEADEVPEIWKNLLLNSIGGDGDSVLNPDICKMQIQMGDALLLCTDGLTKHVPDSVISEILGQDTMANDTCVSLLNEVKDRGGTDNTTVVVARFLDLGDQDVAMIDSLDVETGNTQPTPKAKILKPKQKPIAGKRNG from the coding sequence ATGACAGGAAAGATGGATTGCTATGGCTTGACACAGACCGGCTCCAAACAGCTCCAAAACCAAGATCAATTCCTGATTGCTGACCTGGAGAAATCCATGCGGATTCATTTGAGTAGCTTAAGCCTGGATAACCATTCCAGAGTGTTTGGAAACTCTCAAGCGAAACTGTTAATGGTCGCTGAGGGCACTGGTAATCCAGAAACCGGCGATTTAGCCAGTCGTCTGGCGACCGATAGCATCACGCGTTATTTTCTGAATAACATGCCTTGGTTTCTCCAGTGGGATGAAGAATCAGATGATGACATGTGCGATGCGCTGATCAATGCGTTTGAGCAATGCCAGCAACGAATGGAATCCGACGTCCAGGAACATCCGGAGCGTGCAGGGATGGGAGCATCGTTAACATTGGCTTACATGGTCTGGCCACAATTGTATGTCGTGCATACCGGCCATACTCGCTGTTTCCTTTACAGACAATCGAACCTTCATCAACTTACCAGAGACCATAGCCTGGCAGAGCGACTGGTAACCAATGGAACCTTAGAGGCTGATGAAGTTCCGGAAATCTGGAAAAATTTATTATTAAATTCAATTGGAGGGGACGGCGACAGTGTGCTTAATCCTGATATCTGTAAAATGCAAATACAAATGGGAGATGCTTTGCTGTTATGTACAGACGGATTGACAAAGCACGTTCCGGACTCGGTAATCTCCGAGATATTAGGACAGGATACGATGGCCAACGATACCTGTGTCAGCTTGCTGAATGAAGTGAAAGACCGTGGAGGCACTGACAATACGACCGTCGTTGTAGCCCGTTTTCTCGATCTTGGTGACCAGGACGTGGCGATGATTGACTCACTGGATGTCGAAACTGGAAACACTCAGCCTACACCCAAAGCTAAAATATTGAAACCCAAACAAAAACCGATCGCTGGAAAACGCAATGGGTGA
- a CDS encoding phage holin family protein has translation MRGHLGDLGADLISLSELQIELLTVDTRDAVRESFYPMILLFLGGGLVMGACPVLLTGISWWLSTVSDLSLAASFFTVALCGLLIATALFFFAWKGLGKSLGLLKRSRTELKSNIQWIKKILSEKHHYRSSRS, from the coding sequence ATGAGAGGCCACTTAGGCGACTTGGGAGCAGACCTGATTTCTCTCAGTGAACTGCAGATCGAATTGCTCACCGTTGACACTCGTGATGCAGTGCGGGAATCTTTTTACCCAATGATCCTGCTGTTTCTAGGGGGCGGTCTTGTAATGGGAGCCTGTCCCGTCTTGCTGACTGGTATCTCGTGGTGGTTGAGCACAGTCTCAGATCTGAGCCTGGCAGCAAGTTTCTTCACGGTTGCGCTATGCGGATTACTGATTGCAACTGCTCTTTTTTTCTTTGCCTGGAAAGGTCTGGGAAAGAGTCTGGGACTACTGAAACGGTCACGTACAGAACTCAAAAGTAATATCCAATGGATCAAGAAAATATTGTCCGAGAAACATCATTACCGCTCATCACGCTCCTGA
- a CDS encoding CsbD family protein — translation MATREELRGHWNEIRGRIEERWGELTSDDLDEVEGKTDQLVGKIQQKTGETRQTIETELDSIVRNLSQSASSFSEEFGDNIHEAVNKTKQQFSHASDVAKEQYGRVQESVQDGYRQAEQTVQKNPVESVAVAFGTGLIAGVIVSLVWRR, via the coding sequence ATGGCCACTCGGGAAGAACTACGCGGTCACTGGAATGAAATACGCGGTCGAATCGAAGAACGCTGGGGCGAGCTGACTTCAGATGATCTCGATGAAGTCGAAGGTAAAACCGATCAACTTGTTGGCAAGATTCAGCAGAAAACAGGAGAAACACGCCAGACGATCGAAACCGAATTGGACTCCATTGTGAGAAATCTATCCCAGTCTGCTTCGTCCTTCTCAGAAGAGTTTGGCGATAATATTCACGAGGCAGTCAATAAAACGAAACAGCAATTTTCACATGCTTCTGATGTCGCGAAAGAACAATACGGTCGCGTCCAGGAATCGGTCCAGGATGGTTATCGTCAGGCAGAACAAACCGTTCAGAAAAACCCTGTTGAGTCAGTCGCTGTTGCATTTGGGACAGGTTTGATTGCTGGTGTGATCGTGAGTCTGGTCTGGCGTCGCTAA